A region of the Microbulbifer pacificus genome:
CCGGCAAGTCGAGATTGGAAAGGTTTTCGTAATCGACGGATTTGCGACGCAGCGACAGGTCCTGGGTCTGGCGGCGCGAATCTGCCAAGTTGATTTTTATTTCGAGAACTGAGGGATCAAAAAATATGTCGATGAATTCCTCGATAAAGCTCGTAACCGGGATGACCTGCCCCTCACCGGCGGATTGGGCAACACGCTGAATGACGTCCGTATCGAAATACCCCTTGGCCAAACTCTCCCAACTCTTGCGATCGACGCTGTAAAGGGCTGTTCCAGTAACACCGACCTTCAGGTCGCCGACGATACGCCCATCGATCGAAACCGGCAGATTCACAAAGACGAGGTTCGGTACAGAACTTTGCCCATCCGCTGCCAACACCACGCGCGTGCCAAACGGGAATAACTCACAACCCAGCAACAGCCCCAAACACAGGTAACTCAAACGGGACATCGACGTCACTCCTTCCTGACCAGCCGAGCACCCTGCAGCCCGGCAGCATCAAGCCCGATTAGACGCAAGGGTATAGATACCATCTGACCGGGCAATATGGCATCCCGGTTTAACAGGCGTGCGAAATCGATGCCGTCAAAAAGGATGACTTCACGATCGTGTGTCACCCCGATCTCATAGTGTGAGAGCAGCGCATACTGTGCACCGGTGTTGTAAAACTCCAGTGAAGCACTGCCATCTATTTGCGGCGGAGAAAAGGCGAGTTCGGCCTCACCATTAGCATGTACATGTATGGGAAGCCTGAGAGTGGTCAACAGCTGGATCGCCGCACTTACCTCTCGATCCTTGACAGCGAGGGGTAACTCATCAATGGCCAGATAGTAAGAGGCACTTCGCTGCAAGGTGCTGCTCCCGCGCCAACGCACCATCACCTGCTTGGTTTCACCGGGCCGCAGCAATATCTGCGGCGGAATTACCTCGAGCGGCGCCACCATATCGGTAAATGCTGCCGAGTAATCCAGAACCGAAAATTCGATGGCCACATCCACGGGCTTGACGGAAGACAGTGTCAGTATCGCCTGAGGAGAATTATCAAGATTGATCTGAACCCGCGTCGGCGACACCGATTGCGCCAGCGCGAACGGAAGGATACCGACCAGCAACAAGCCGGCCGCGATTTGGAATATTCGTGCCAACATTATCGTCTATTTTTTGAATTTGAGTTCCGGTGTTCCGCGAACACCTCCGACGGTGAAAGTACGAATCACCCCAGGGGGAAGCAGGGTGCGACCGGCAGCGCTGGCGAGATCCGATCCGCCGACGTTCTGATTGCCAAACTTGAAGCCGAGGTCGTTGATATATACGTATTCATTGCCGCGGTTGGCGACGGAAATAACCACGCCTTCTTTTTCCGGGTGATAGCTAACAAGTTCCGGCTTCGATGTAAAACCGCGACCGGTCACATGAATGGTAGCGCCCACGCGCAGCACCGTTTTGATTCCAGATTGTTCCTGGCCACTTAAACTAAGAGGCAACTCACGAGCAAACAAAATGAAAGAACGTGATTGGGACAATGCCCCCCCCACCCACTGCACGCGCACCGCCTGCTTTTTCCTGGCTGGGACCACGGCCTGAGGTGGAAATATGACAAAGCTTTCGTCGACGGGAACTGCTTCCTCACTGCCATCTTCGTTGACCTTGCGCTCGAAAATCTCAAATACGACCGGCAAATCAGATTTTCTCGGATTGTTTAATATCAGCGTCTTGCCGCCGACATCAGTCGGCAGCGTCAAAACACTCCGCATCGGTGTCAATGTAAAACCAAGCGCGTACTGCGCGGACAGGATGAAAATTAGAGGGGCAATGCACAAGCGGAAAAGGTTTCGCAGCATGATTTTTCTCTCATCGAACAACGGGGTTACCGGGCTGCTGCAAAATGCCCGGCCCCCAGGTCTATTACTTAATCAACAAATACCGTTATCGTGACGGTGTCTGAATAAATGCCAGCCATGGTTCCTACGTCGTCTAAGTACACGTCAATATCGTCACCATCAACAAATGCGTATTGAGTGCCAAACACTGTATTAGCGGCATTCAGGAGTAGGTGGTATGGGATTTTGTAGGTGTCGTCGACCTGATGCACAAGATATCCCTCGTTCGCCGACTCGAAAATAACCTGTAGATCGTCGTCAGTATTGCAATCGACATTTAGAACCTGGGTAAGACCCTTGGCACCGGAAAAAAGTAAATTTAGATCTAAATATCCGGCAGGTGCGTTGAACGTGATTTCGCACGAACACTCAATCTCACCCTGGAGTAAGATTTCCACAGAATCCGAGCATTCATAACAGTCATGACCATAGTCATGTTCGTAACCGCCGGCATATGCACTTCCGGCGACAATAAGGGCAGCGGCGGCGCCGAGACCAAGTAGGTGTTTCATACGACAGTTTCTCCATTACCGACGAAACATGAAAAAAGGGTTAACCACTTCAGCTCCTCGCGCCACATACACTGCAATGCAAACAGCGGGAACCCCTCACCATAGACAGCTACCTGACAACCAAAAAAGAAGTGTCTGACTCTTGATCATCCACGCGCTGGACTAACTGCGGCGGGACTCTTGCCTCTCCAAATATTCGAGCGGTAGAGCACTTTGAGTCTATCCAAAATTGTTTATTTTGCGAGCAGCAGGATTAAAAGTGACGCGGCCTGCGTTATTCAGGAGTGAACTGTCGGCAGATTTATTTGTCGGCGGAATTCTTGTTTCTGTTTCGATGAACGCGGCGGCAGAGGAAAAACAATTTTAACGAAAATAAAAAAGGCCGACTCTCACAAGTCGACCTTCTTTTTTCGCTGTCATCATTTTCGGCGTGAGGCATTGCTGCACAAACCGAGAAATACCTCTACCCCGTATTGCGCATCCCCGCGGCAATACCGGCAATGGTCACCATCAGCGCACTTTCCAGCACCGGATCTTCCTCGCGGGTGCGCAGGCGCGCCATCAGCTCTGCCTGCAGCAGGTGCAACGGATCGGTGTAGGGATCGCGCACGCGGATGGACCAGCGCATCACCGGGTTGTTGTCCAGCAGATCCTTGCGCCCGGTGAGCTGGCTGAGTGCAGCGACGGTGCGCGCCAGGCGGCTGCGCAGCTCGATGCCGAGGCGCAGCTGCTCCGGGTCGTCGGTGAGGCGTTCTTCGTACCAGGACGCCACGCGGGTGTCGGACTTGGCCAACACCATCTCCAGCATATCCACCACGGTCTGGAAGAAGGGCCACTGCTCGCTCATGGCACGCAGGGTGTCCGGCGCTTTTTCCAGGCCGGTTTCCAGCGCGGCACCGGTGCCGAGCCAGGCCGGCAGCATCAGGCGCATCTGAGTCCAGGCGAACACCCAGGGAATCGCGCGCAGGGTTTCCACCCCGCCGCCGGGCTTGCGTCGCGCCGGGCGACTGCCGAGCGCCAGGCGGCTGAGTTCGGTTTCCGGGGTGACGGTGCGCAGGTAGGACACCAGTGCGGGGTCGTCCCGCACCACTTCGCGGTAGGCGCGTACCGAGGCCTGGGTCAGGCGATCCATTTCCGCGCGCCATTCCGGGCGCGGTTCCGCCGGCGGCAACAGGGTCGCCTCCAGGGTCGCCGCCATGTACTGCTCGAGGTTGTAGGCGGCCACAGACGGGCGACCATATTTGAAGCGGATCATCTCGCCCTGCTCGGTAACGCGAATGCGACCGGCGACCGATCCCGGGGGCTGTGACATCAGCGCCATACGAGTGGGCGAGCCGCCGCGGGAGATGGAGCCACCGCGGCCGTGGAACAGGGTCAGGGGAATACCGTGCTCACGGAAAATACCGGTAAGCGCTTCCTGCGCGCGGAACTGCGCCCAGGCCGCGCCGAGGAAGCCCGCATCCTTGGCGGAATCCGAATAACCGATCATTACTTCCTGGCCGGACTTCACACGCTCGCGGTAGAAGGGAATTTCCAACAGCGCGCTCATGGTGCCGAAGGCGTTGTTGAGGTCGTCCAGGGTTTCGAACAGCGGCACCACGCGCATCGGCTCGCGCACACCGGCGATCTTCTGCAACAGCATCACCGCGAGCACATCGGAGGACGTTTTCGCCATGGAGATCACATAGGCACCGAGGCCTTCCGGCCCCTGTTCGGCGATCACCCGGCAGGTGTCGAGCACTTCGCGCACTTCGTCGGTACAGAATTCACTGCGGTAGAAGGCACCGTTCACCAATGGGCGGCGGCTTTCCAGTTCGGCCAGCAGGAATTTCTGCTTCACCTTCTCACCCCAGCTGGCGTAGCTGCCCAGGTCCAGGTAGCGGGTGATCGCGTCGATCACATTGGCGTGGCGGGTGGATTCCTGGCGGATATCCAGTTTCAACAGGGTAATGCCGAAGCAATTGAGGCGGCGGAGGGTGTCTTTCAGCTGGCCTTCGGCAATGGCAGCGAGGCCCACCGCGCGCAGGGAGCGGTCAATCAGGCTCAGTTCCTGGTACAGCTCACGGCCACTGGCATAGATCGCCCCTTCGGGTTCCACGCCGCCATTTACCCGCGCCTCCATCAGTGCGCGGGTATTGCGCAGACGATCGCGCAGCTCGCGCAACAACAGGCGGTAGGGTTCCTGGCTGGGGCCGGTGCGCGCCAGCAACTCGTCGCTGGCCCGGTGCATGGACAGGTCCGCGAGCAGGTTTTCCACATCCCGCAGGTACAGGTCGGCAGCCATCCAGCGCGCCAGGGTCAACACCTGACGGGTCACCTTGGCAGTGACGTTGGGGTTGCCATCGCGGTCGCCGCCCATCCAGGAGGCAAAGCGCACCGGCACCCAATCCGCAGGCAGCGGCTCGAGCCCTGCCAGTGCCAGCTCTTTCTCGATATCGCGCATGCCCTGCGGCACAGCCTGCCACAGGGACTGCTCGATGGTAGCGAAACCCCACTTGGCCTCGTCCACCGGGGTCGGGCGTTCGCGGCGAATTTCGTCGGTGCACCAGGCGGAGATGATCTGCTCACGCAGCAGACGGCGCAGGTGCTCCTCCTCTTCCGGGGTCGTGTCCGGCCGATCCATCTCGGTGAGCAGGTTGGCGATCTGGTCGTATTTGCGGATCAGGGTGCGGCGGGTGACCTCGGTGGGGTGGGCGGTGAGCACCAGCTCAACCGACAGCTCAGCCAACGCCTGGCGGATCTTTTCCTGACTCACGTCAGCATTCTTCAGCTCAGCCAGTACCTGGCGCAGGCCGCGGTCTGTATCCGGGTCGCCCGGGAAGCGCTCATGGCGGCGATGCAGGCGTTCGCGGTGACGCTGCTCGGCAATATTGGCGAGGTTCAGGAACTGACTGAAGGCGCGCGCCACTTCCAGCAGGGTTTCGTCATCCAGCGGATCCAGCAGCTCCCGTAGTTTTCCTACAGGCATTTCCCCATGGCTGCGGCTCTCTACCGCCACCTGGCGAATGGTCTCGACGGTGTCGTACAGGGCGCCGCCGGCCTGGGCGCGCAGCACTGTACCAAGCTCTTCGCCGAGCAACCGGACATCTTCCCTCAACGGAGCATTTTGGTCTTGATCCACGAAATACCTCCCTTCTATTGAACTTATTTGCGCGACATTTTACATATTTCACGCTAGAGATTGATGCATCAGCAGTATTTTTCTGTAAAAAAACTACAAGAATAATGCCTCCAAGCGAAGCGTACCCCCTCCCCAGCGGGGAAAATGCCAAGACAGATACGGCCGGTCGCAAATAGGTCACAACTGACAATTGACACGCCGCAGAAAACGGCTATAGTGCGCAACCTCAGCGGAACGCACCGCTGATTGCCCAGGTGGCGGAATTGGTAGACGCGCTAGCTTCAGGTGCTAGTGGCCTTACGGTCGTGGAAGTTCAAGTCTTCTCCTGGGCACCATATCCGCAAAAAAGCCGACTCGAAAGAGTCGGCTTTTTTATTGCGCTTAATTTTTACCTTCGCATACCCGCACGTGACAATGCACAGATCAGGCTATGCGATAGCGTTAAACACCGACTGACTAACATCCATGTGCAGCAGGTTAGCCAGGATCAGGTTACCGCTTCCGATATGTGGACTTCAGATTTTTCACAGTGTTTATTCGAAACCATTCTCGGCCGTCCACGCTTCAGTGGACGCACGCGCTGATTGGCGATCTGCTCAACTTTATCTTTGAACCCATCACCACCCAACACCTGCCCTAGCTTAATAGTTTCCGCTATATCTTCGTGCAGCCCGCGATCAAAGTGATATCGAAACTGCTTGCGATATTGCTCGGCGCGCGCACGAGGAGTATCTCCGAGCTCGAGATACAAGCGGTGATCTGAAATTACATCACTGCTTTCTGAGCTGGCATGGTGATTGAAGCTAGACCACGAATACGCACCCAGGGAATGGGTAAGCCCGAAATACAACGGGCGCAGTTCGACATAGCGGTAACAGGTTAGCAAGTATTCGTCGGGATCGATCAGGCTCGACTTGTAACGACCCTCCCACAGGGTACCTGAGCGCCGATAGCGGTGATTTATAAATTGCACATAGCGACGCCCGAGGGACTGCATCATAGAGGGTATTCCCTCGGGAACTCGGGGCGTGGCGATAATCTGGATCATATTTGGCAGCAGCACATAGGCGTGCACTTCAACCAGATACTGGTCCGCCGCACTGCGCAGGCTGGTCAGATAAAACTGATAATCCTCATAACCAAAAAAGCACGGCAGGTTGTTGTGACCTTCCTGCACAATATGTTGGGGAATATCAATCAGATTGAGTCTGGGGAGACGAGGCATCTTTCCAAAAAATCCTTTTTATTTTGTACGAGTGTACCAGTTGTGCATCCAGCACTGAAAAGGGTTGGAATTATTACAAACTAATCAAAAAAAATTCAAACCATTCGCGCTAGAAACCTAACCTCATCACACTCAACCACTGGAATTTCTATCGTGTGCGACGTGAAAATTCGCTTTTTAGTTCACGACATGCGGCAATAAAAAAGATGAATCTATCAGGCATGTTATTAACGGACGCAAGAGCATCGGTCAGGCTACCGATGAAAATGAAGACGGCATTCGCTGCAAAAGTGATCTGGAACAATCCCTGATCCATCAAAAACAAAAAACCCAGAAAAAGCCGGGCTTCTTGTTTTTGATCGGATGCCCCACCCTGAAATAGGTTGATATTGCGGAGACCTATTTCAGCGAAAATAACCGCTAATTTTTGCCATTTTGAGACAACAGATAATTCACAATCGTAGCCACTTCATTATCCGGAATCGGCGCGCCAAACGCGTTTTTCATCTTCATTACCGTAGCGGTCCACTGCTCGCTAGTTAGCGGCGGCTGCATGTAGATGTAGTCAACCGAGTGGCAGATTGCGCAATTGCGGTTGGCGACATCCATGCCCGGTCCCGGTTTCAGTTTCGCAGTCTCTGGGGGCAGGTCGATTTGCACTTCGCCTGGTCCTGCTGCAACAAGGAGCACTGGGTGTGCGGCCAGGATGAGGAGTGCCGCCAGCGCAAGTCTCGATAGCGATATTTTTCTCATGGTTCGATCCTCAAACGCAGGTGACCCGAAGAATCTCGACAACATTGCGCATGTAACCGGAAGGATTCCAGCGTGGGGTTAAGCGCTGCGATTCGCCTTTGGTGTTGACTGCCATGCTGGCGAGTTCATAGTGGTTTCCTTTCTTGGGTGTGAATGTGCTACGCCACTCGCGGAAACTGTACTTGCCGTGGTCCTTACCGAGTTTGGTTTCGGCCCAGGTCTTGCCGCCGTCTGTGGATAACATTACACGGGCGATGCCGAAACCACCGTCAAACGCGATACCGTTTACCTCTTGGCTGCGACCGCTTGGGAGCGCTGCACCATCGGCCACGCTGGTAATGAACGAGCGCACGACCATGCGGTTGATTGGAATCGTATCGCCCCCCTTTTTTCCCGGCTCGGTGCAGGCACAGGGATTATCCGGAATCCGATACGCGGGTTTCATCCAGAAGCTCTCATCTACCTCTCCAATTACCTCAATGTCGTTCAGCATCTTGACCCAGTAGGTGGCATACCACCCCGGTACCACCAGGCGGACGGGATAGCCATTGAGCAGGGGAAGTGGTGCGCCATTCATGCTGTAGGCAACGATGACATCAGGCGAGAGCGCGATGTCCATATCGAGGGACTTGATAAAATCCGGGGTGGACGGGAGCACGGGACCGTCAGCGCCGTTGAATCTGACCTGGGCTGCCCCGCTTTCTATGCCCGCCTTTTGCAAAATGTCGCGAAGCCGAACGCCTTTCCATAGGGCGTTACCCATGGCACCGTTGCCCCATTGGCCGCCGGCCACTCGCGGATTGAACAGACCGCGGCTGTTGCCCGCACACTGGCAGACCGCGGCAATTTCGACGGGTTCGTAGCTATTTTTGAGATCGTCGATGGTCAATTCAATAGGCTGCCTGACCCGCCCGTGAATCTTGATGCGAAAGGCGCGTTCATCGATGCTTGTCGGCATACCCGCAAGGTGCCAGCGCACGAAAAAGGCATCGTTCGGCGTAAATACACCCTCATTGAAAACCGACATCGGCGTTTCAAGTTGCACCGGACGAGCGGTCATCCGGATTAACTCGCGCTTCTGCGGGTAGGTAACGAGTTCCCGCTGACCGTTCGACATAGGTAGTTCGACCAGCCTTTGTAACGCGGAGGTTGGCGAGCTGCGACCAAAAAACGCAAGACCACCTAACGCAGCCCCTGCGCCGAGAAACCTCCGGCGCGACGCGTTCAGAACATCCCAATTGCTATGCGAGTCCTCATGATCACCCATCTTGATCTTCCCTTGGCCGAGCAGCCGGCGGTGCTTAAGGCGGCCCCTCGCGGTAGAAGGCGGGTGGCCAACTGATACCATAGTTAACTTCTTGCATAGCAAGAAAAATGGGCACCTTATTTGCCGCAGCCCAGCCTTAATTCAAGGTCAATGGCTCGCCGCGTGGCCATCCAATTGCGCCGAATGGCTGTTTTTCTGTCGGCTCATTTATCATGATGTCGCCAGCTGAGGGGAGCGTCGCAAGACGCACATGAATAGCAGTGCCGCCAACACGCCACAGGTGGCAATCGCCACTACCAGCGTCAGCGGAGAGCCGTCGAACGCCGCGCTCACGATGCCAATGGCAGCCGCCCCAAGCATCATCTGCAATGTGCCGCCGAGAGCCGCAGCCGTACCCGCGATGGGGCCATGATCGTCCAGCGACAGTACCATGCTGGTCGGTACCACGAGGCCGAGGAACCCATTGCCAAGCAATAATAGCCCCACCAGTACCGCGAAGTCGTCGACGCCCAGCAGGTTCAGCAGCAGGTTCAGCAGTGCGCTCAGCGCAAAGCCGGCCACAGCCCATTTCACGACAGGCACGCCGCCAAAACGCTCACACAGATTGGCCGCAAACTGGCTGGTAACAAAAAAGCCCAGCGCGTTCATGGCAAATGCCAGGCTGAACTGGGTGGGGGTCAGACCGTAATAATCCGTGTACAGGAAAGCGGCAATGGACAAAAACGAAAAGAAACTCGCCATCGCCATACCGCCGATCAATGTCATCCCCATGAAATAGGCATCTTGCAGTAATACCCGGAATGCATCGAACATGGCGCCGAGCCTGATTGGGGTGCGCGCGGACTCCGGCAGCGTTTCCGGCAGCGCGAAGCGGATCAGCATCAGACTCGCCAGGGTTGCCAGCGCCACGCCGTAAAATACCGCCGGCCAGCCGAAGGGCTCCATCAACAGGCTGCCGACCAGCGGCGCCAGCATGGGAGAAATGGATACCACCAGCATGATCGTCGTCATCAGGCGTGTGGCCTCGGTGCCGGTATAGCGGTCGCGGATGATCGCGCGCGGAATCGACATCACCGAGGCAGCGCCGATACCCTGCACAAAGCGCAGCGCGATCAGCCACTCGATGGTGGGCGCCAGTGCGCAGCCCACGGAGGCGAACAGGAACAGCACCAGCCCGAAATACAGCGGCGGTTTGCGTCCGAACATATCCGCAGCCGGACCGTAGAACAGCTGGCAGATACCGAAGGCGATGAAGAAGGACACCAGGGTGTACTGGGACATGGCCGTCGGCACCCCGTAGTCCTCGGCCATGGCCGGCATCGCCGGCAGGTACATGTCGATAGCAAACGGGCCAACACAGCTCAACAGTCCGAGAATCAGGGCCGTTTTTATCAATTCGGGTTTCATCAACAGCTACATCCAGCTTTATTCTTTCCGGACCCGCGCGGCCCGAACTGCACTCGATTCTAACAGTGGCCTGTGGCAGATCCGCAACTGCGCTCTCTGCGGGCACCCGCAATCCATCTTTCTGACTTCCACCAAGTGGAAGGTCACTTCTACAATAAACGTCAAATCCAAGCCGAAATAACAACAACCCATGCAAGATGTCATCACCATCGCCGGCGTAGCGGTAGCCCGCGGTGAAACCCGCAAAATAGAACTCCCGATAGTGCGTCTGTACACCGATACGGAAATGGCCATTCCCGTATATGTACAGCGCGGGAAGAAATCCGGCCCCACCATCTTCGTGTGTGCCGCCCTTCACGGCGACGAACTGAACGGAGTGGAAATCATCAGCCGCCTGATCAACAGCAAGGCGCTGCGCTCCCTGCGCGGCACCCTGATCGCTGTGCCCGTGGTCAACGTCTATGGGGTATTGCAGCAGTCCCGCTACCTCCCCGACCGCCGCGATCTCAACCGCTCCTTCCCCGGCTCCGCGCGCGGTTCCCTCGCCGCGCGGATGGCCCATGTATTCCTCGATGAAATCGTCTCCAAATGCGATTACGGCATCGACCTACACACCGGTGCCCTGCACCGCAGCAACCTGCCCCAGATCCGCGCCAACCTCGACGACCAGCAAACCCGCGCCATGGCCGCCGCCTTCGGCGTCCCGGTACTGCTGAACTCCACCCTCCGCGACGGTTCACTGCGCCAGGCTGCCGCCGACCTCGGCGTGCGTATCCTGTTGTATGAAGCCGGGGAAGCCCTGCGCTTCGACGAATTCTGTATCCGCGCCGGCGTCAAGGGTGTACTCAACGTCCTGCGCCACCTGCAGATGTTGCCCCCGAAAAAATCCCCCCACGGCATCGAACCCTTTGTCGCCCGCCGCAGTGGCTGGCTGCGCGCCGGCGACAGCGGCATCGTCAACCACAAACGTCACCTTGGCGACCACGTACACAAAGGCGACACCCTCGCCACCATTGCCGATCTCTATGGCAATGAGCTGGACAAGGTAGTGGCAGACGCCGACGGCATCATCATTGGTATGCAGAATATTCCGCTGGTGCAGGAGGGAGAGGCGATGTACCACGTGGCCTATTTCCACGAGCCCAATGAGGTGTTGGAAAATCTGGAATTGTTGCAGGATACGCTGTTGCCCGAGGAAAATTATTGAGGCATAGCTTTCAGGCTTATGGAGTAAGTAAATTCGAATTTAAGGGTGGGTGCCGGGTGTGGGTTTTCAGGAGCGTCGCAAACAGGAAGTTTGCGCCGCAGCGCCCAGGGATGGGTTCACAGCGGTCCTGAAAACCCACACCCGGTGCCGACCCGCCACAGAGTACACTCAAAGTGACGGCCGGCTACGAAGTGATTTGAAGCGAAAAGCTTATTTCTTGCGCAGTAGCTCCAGCACTTCCTTACTCGGGAAGCCCTGCAGCTCTACCCCGGCGCTCTCCTCAAACTTGAGAATCGCCTTGCGCGTTCCTTCACCGGCCTTGCCATCGACCTCGCCGTCGTAGAATCCCTTCTC
Encoded here:
- a CDS encoding fimbrial biogenesis chaperone gives rise to the protein MLARIFQIAAGLLLVGILPFALAQSVSPTRVQINLDNSPQAILTLSSVKPVDVAIEFSVLDYSAAFTDMVAPLEVIPPQILLRPGETKQVMVRWRGSSTLQRSASYYLAIDELPLAVKDREVSAAIQLLTTLRLPIHVHANGEAELAFSPPQIDGSASLEFYNTGAQYALLSHYEIGVTHDREVILFDGIDFARLLNRDAILPGQMVSIPLRLIGLDAAGLQGARLVRKE
- a CDS encoding fimbrial biogenesis chaperone, whose translation is MFDERKIMLRNLFRLCIAPLIFILSAQYALGFTLTPMRSVLTLPTDVGGKTLILNNPRKSDLPVVFEIFERKVNEDGSEEAVPVDESFVIFPPQAVVPARKKQAVRVQWVGGALSQSRSFILFARELPLSLSGQEQSGIKTVLRVGATIHVTGRGFTSKPELVSYHPEKEGVVISVANRGNEYVYINDLGFKFGNQNVGGSDLASAAGRTLLPPGVIRTFTVGGVRGTPELKFKK
- the ppc gene encoding phosphoenolpyruvate carboxylase, with the translated sequence MDQDQNAPLREDVRLLGEELGTVLRAQAGGALYDTVETIRQVAVESRSHGEMPVGKLRELLDPLDDETLLEVARAFSQFLNLANIAEQRHRERLHRRHERFPGDPDTDRGLRQVLAELKNADVSQEKIRQALAELSVELVLTAHPTEVTRRTLIRKYDQIANLLTEMDRPDTTPEEEEHLRRLLREQIISAWCTDEIRRERPTPVDEAKWGFATIEQSLWQAVPQGMRDIEKELALAGLEPLPADWVPVRFASWMGGDRDGNPNVTAKVTRQVLTLARWMAADLYLRDVENLLADLSMHRASDELLARTGPSQEPYRLLLRELRDRLRNTRALMEARVNGGVEPEGAIYASGRELYQELSLIDRSLRAVGLAAIAEGQLKDTLRRLNCFGITLLKLDIRQESTRHANVIDAITRYLDLGSYASWGEKVKQKFLLAELESRRPLVNGAFYRSEFCTDEVREVLDTCRVIAEQGPEGLGAYVISMAKTSSDVLAVMLLQKIAGVREPMRVVPLFETLDDLNNAFGTMSALLEIPFYRERVKSGQEVMIGYSDSAKDAGFLGAAWAQFRAQEALTGIFREHGIPLTLFHGRGGSISRGGSPTRMALMSQPPGSVAGRIRVTEQGEMIRFKYGRPSVAAYNLEQYMAATLEATLLPPAEPRPEWRAEMDRLTQASVRAYREVVRDDPALVSYLRTVTPETELSRLALGSRPARRKPGGGVETLRAIPWVFAWTQMRLMLPAWLGTGAALETGLEKAPDTLRAMSEQWPFFQTVVDMLEMVLAKSDTRVASWYEERLTDDPEQLRLGIELRSRLARTVAALSQLTGRKDLLDNNPVMRWSIRVRDPYTDPLHLLQAELMARLRTREEDPVLESALMVTIAGIAAGMRNTG
- a CDS encoding transposase — its product is MPRLPRLNLIDIPQHIVQEGHNNLPCFFGYEDYQFYLTSLRSAADQYLVEVHAYVLLPNMIQIIATPRVPEGIPSMMQSLGRRYVQFINHRYRRSGTLWEGRYKSSLIDPDEYLLTCYRYVELRPLYFGLTHSLGAYSWSSFNHHASSESSDVISDHRLYLELGDTPRARAEQYRKQFRYHFDRGLHEDIAETIKLGQVLGGDGFKDKVEQIANQRVRPLKRGRPRMVSNKHCEKSEVHISEAVT
- the sorB gene encoding SorB family sulfite dehydrogenase c-type cytochrome subunit, translated to MRKISLSRLALAALLILAAHPVLLVAAGPGEVQIDLPPETAKLKPGPGMDVANRNCAICHSVDYIYMQPPLTSEQWTATVMKMKNAFGAPIPDNEVATIVNYLLSQNGKN
- the sorA gene encoding SorA family sulfite dehydrogenase catalytic subunit; protein product: MGDHEDSHSNWDVLNASRRRFLGAGAALGGLAFFGRSSPTSALQRLVELPMSNGQRELVTYPQKRELIRMTARPVQLETPMSVFNEGVFTPNDAFFVRWHLAGMPTSIDERAFRIKIHGRVRQPIELTIDDLKNSYEPVEIAAVCQCAGNSRGLFNPRVAGGQWGNGAMGNALWKGVRLRDILQKAGIESGAAQVRFNGADGPVLPSTPDFIKSLDMDIALSPDVIVAYSMNGAPLPLLNGYPVRLVVPGWYATYWVKMLNDIEVIGEVDESFWMKPAYRIPDNPCACTEPGKKGGDTIPINRMVVRSFITSVADGAALPSGRSQEVNGIAFDGGFGIARVMLSTDGGKTWAETKLGKDHGKYSFREWRSTFTPKKGNHYELASMAVNTKGESQRLTPRWNPSGYMRNVVEILRVTCV
- a CDS encoding multidrug effflux MFS transporter codes for the protein MKPELIKTALILGLLSCVGPFAIDMYLPAMPAMAEDYGVPTAMSQYTLVSFFIAFGICQLFYGPAADMFGRKPPLYFGLVLFLFASVGCALAPTIEWLIALRFVQGIGAASVMSIPRAIIRDRYTGTEATRLMTTIMLVVSISPMLAPLVGSLLMEPFGWPAVFYGVALATLASLMLIRFALPETLPESARTPIRLGAMFDAFRVLLQDAYFMGMTLIGGMAMASFFSFLSIAAFLYTDYYGLTPTQFSLAFAMNALGFFVTSQFAANLCERFGGVPVVKWAVAGFALSALLNLLLNLLGVDDFAVLVGLLLLGNGFLGLVVPTSMVLSLDDHGPIAGTAAALGGTLQMMLGAAAIGIVSAAFDGSPLTLVVAIATCGVLAALLFMCVLRRSPQLATS
- a CDS encoding succinylglutamate desuccinylase/aspartoacylase family protein, whose product is MQDVITIAGVAVARGETRKIELPIVRLYTDTEMAIPVYVQRGKKSGPTIFVCAALHGDELNGVEIISRLINSKALRSLRGTLIAVPVVNVYGVLQQSRYLPDRRDLNRSFPGSARGSLAARMAHVFLDEIVSKCDYGIDLHTGALHRSNLPQIRANLDDQQTRAMAAAFGVPVLLNSTLRDGSLRQAAADLGVRILLYEAGEALRFDEFCIRAGVKGVLNVLRHLQMLPPKKSPHGIEPFVARRSGWLRAGDSGIVNHKRHLGDHVHKGDTLATIADLYGNELDKVVADADGIIIGMQNIPLVQEGEAMYHVAYFHEPNEVLENLELLQDTLLPEENY